A genomic window from Methanobacterium sp. BRmetb2 includes:
- a CDS encoding acetyl-CoA synthetase, protein MSSLLEKFVSKSEFKSYQDYHDNFEIIEPENFNFAYDVVDKYAEDDPDKIALVWCDDNENEVIFTFKDLKRYSDKTANFFLDCGIKKGDAVMLTLKSRYEFWFCILALHKIGAITIPATHMLKSKDIVYRLNKADIKMLVCIAENGVPKEFEEAEKECKNKLVKAIVGDKREGWLDFREEIEKISEEFDGKRDEFGIVNDNVSLVYFSSGTTGLPKMVEHDYTYPLGHIITAKYWQNVIEDGLHYTVADTGWAKAMWGQIYGQWIAGSAVFVYDYDRFDAKNMLKKASKHGVTTFCAPPTIYRFLIKEDLSKYEFSTLKYAVTAGEPLNPEVYNKFYEFTGLRLMEGFGQTECVICIANFPWMKPRPGSMGKPSPGYDIQLMDKTGKICDVGEEGEIVIKTSENMPAGLFNGYYLDPEKTEEVWYDDYYHTGDTAWMDEDGYLWFVGRTDDIIKSSGYRIGPFEVESAVISHPSVVECAITGFPDPIRGQVVKATIVLTPDYAPSEDLVKEIQNHVKQVTAPYKYPRVIEFVEELPKTISGKIRRVEIRSKDEK, encoded by the coding sequence ATGTCATCATTATTAGAAAAATTTGTTTCAAAGAGTGAATTCAAATCATATCAAGATTACCATGATAACTTTGAGATAATCGAACCTGAAAATTTCAATTTTGCCTATGATGTAGTAGATAAATATGCTGAAGATGATCCTGATAAAATAGCACTGGTTTGGTGTGACGACAACGAGAACGAAGTAATATTTACCTTTAAAGACCTTAAAAGGTACAGTGACAAAACAGCGAATTTTTTCTTAGATTGCGGTATAAAAAAAGGCGATGCCGTAATGCTAACCCTCAAAAGTCGTTATGAATTCTGGTTCTGTATTCTAGCTCTACATAAAATTGGGGCCATAACTATTCCAGCAACTCACATGTTAAAAAGCAAGGATATTGTTTACCGTTTAAATAAGGCCGACATCAAAATGTTGGTATGCATTGCTGAAAATGGAGTGCCTAAAGAATTCGAAGAAGCTGAAAAAGAATGCAAAAATAAATTAGTTAAAGCCATTGTTGGTGATAAACGAGAAGGGTGGCTGGACTTCAGAGAAGAAATTGAAAAAATTAGTGAAGAATTTGATGGAAAACGTGACGAATTTGGTATTGTAAATGATAATGTATCACTAGTATATTTTTCTTCAGGTACTACTGGACTTCCCAAAATGGTAGAACATGACTATACTTATCCTTTAGGCCATATTATCACTGCCAAATACTGGCAAAATGTAATTGAAGATGGACTTCACTACACTGTTGCTGATACCGGTTGGGCTAAAGCTATGTGGGGACAAATATATGGCCAGTGGATTGCTGGAAGTGCAGTTTTTGTATATGATTATGACCGGTTTGACGCAAAAAACATGTTAAAAAAAGCGTCAAAGCATGGTGTTACGACTTTCTGTGCACCTCCTACTATTTACCGATTTTTAATAAAGGAAGATCTTTCTAAATATGAGTTTTCAACCCTTAAATATGCAGTAACTGCTGGTGAACCTCTCAACCCTGAAGTTTACAATAAATTCTATGAATTCACTGGCTTAAGATTAATGGAAGGGTTTGGGCAAACTGAATGTGTGATTTGTATAGCTAACTTTCCCTGGATGAAACCCCGGCCAGGTTCAATGGGAAAACCTTCACCAGGCTATGATATTCAATTAATGGATAAAACTGGAAAAATATGCGACGTGGGAGAAGAAGGTGAAATTGTAATAAAAACCAGTGAAAATATGCCGGCGGGCCTATTTAATGGATATTACCTTGACCCAGAAAAAACCGAAGAAGTCTGGTATGATGATTACTATCACACTGGTGACACTGCTTGGATGGATGAAGATGGTTACTTATGGTTTGTTGGTAGAACTGATGATATAATAAAAAGTTCAGGATATCGTATTGGACCCTTTGAAGTAGAAAGTGCTGTTATTTCACATCCATCAGTAGTAGAATGTGCTATAACTGGATTTCCAGATCCAATCCGTGGTCAGGTAGTTAAAGCAACAATTGTATTAACACCAGATTATGCTCCCTCTGAAGATCTGGTAAAAGAAATTCAAAATCATGTAAAACAGGTTACCGCACCCTACAAATATCCACGAGTTATAGAATTTGTGGAAGAACTTCCAAAAACAATAAGTGGAAAAATTAGGCGTGTGGAGATACGCAGTAAAGATGAAAAATAA
- a CDS encoding ketoisovalerate oxidoreductase has translation MSENTKNKQAYPVINKIECKACERCILTCPKNVLKMSDEINERGYHYVIYEGEGCSGCGNCYYTCPEPLAIEVHISKSKKSTKNVVED, from the coding sequence ATGTCAGAAAACACTAAAAATAAGCAGGCTTATCCCGTTATTAATAAAATAGAATGTAAGGCATGTGAAAGATGTATTCTGACCTGCCCTAAAAATGTGCTAAAAATGAGTGATGAAATTAATGAACGTGGATACCATTATGTTATTTATGAAGGAGAAGGATGCAGTGGCTGTGGAAATTGTTACTATACCTGCCCTGAACCATTAGCTATAGAAGTTCACATCTCAAAATCCAAAAAATCAACTAAAAATGTAGTGGAGGACTAA
- a CDS encoding 3-methyl-2-oxobutanoate dehydrogenase subunit VorB (catalyzes the coenzyme A-dependent oxidation of 3-methyl-2-oxobutanoate coupled to the reduction of ferredoxin producing S-(2-methylpropanoyl)-CoA), with protein MATKLIRGNTAIIVGAMYAGCDCYFGYPITPASEILHEASKHFPMVGRKFVQAESEEAAINMVYGGASTGHRVMTASSGPGISLKQEGISFLAGAELPCVVVDIMRAGPGLGNIGPEQGDYNQLIKGGGHGNYKNIVLAPNCVQEMCDLTIKAFELAERYRGPVIIIADAVLGQMIEPLHFPEEAIQPKIDTSWAVCGNKETKDNLVTSIFLDFDQLEEFNFKIQDKYKKIEENEVKFEEYMIEDADIVLVSYGISSRIARSAVDLARKEGIKVGLFRPISLFPFPKNRLKILSDKNKKFLSVEMSNGQMKEDIKQAIECKDVGLVSRMGGNLIDVEDIIAEIRRVAGGIK; from the coding sequence ATGGCAACTAAACTTATCAGAGGAAACACGGCAATTATTGTTGGAGCCATGTATGCCGGTTGCGACTGCTATTTTGGCTATCCAATAACTCCTGCCAGTGAAATCCTTCATGAAGCTTCTAAACATTTCCCTATGGTTGGGCGAAAGTTTGTCCAAGCAGAATCTGAGGAAGCAGCTATAAATATGGTTTATGGAGGTGCTTCAACAGGCCATAGAGTTATGACCGCATCTTCCGGACCAGGTATAAGTTTGAAACAGGAAGGAATATCATTTTTAGCTGGAGCAGAACTTCCCTGTGTTGTAGTAGACATTATGAGGGCCGGGCCAGGACTTGGTAATATTGGCCCAGAACAGGGTGATTATAACCAGCTAATTAAAGGTGGGGGACATGGTAATTATAAAAATATTGTGCTTGCACCTAATTGTGTTCAAGAAATGTGTGATTTGACCATTAAAGCGTTTGAACTGGCTGAAAGATATAGGGGTCCGGTGATAATTATTGCAGATGCAGTTTTAGGTCAAATGATCGAACCACTCCACTTTCCAGAGGAAGCTATCCAGCCAAAAATTGACACCTCCTGGGCAGTATGTGGAAACAAAGAGACCAAAGACAACCTCGTAACCTCCATATTCCTTGATTTTGATCAACTAGAAGAGTTTAACTTTAAAATACAAGACAAATATAAAAAAATAGAAGAAAATGAGGTAAAATTTGAAGAATACATGATAGAAGATGCCGATATAGTACTGGTATCTTATGGAATAAGCAGTAGAATAGCCCGATCTGCAGTTGATTTAGCCCGCAAAGAAGGTATTAAAGTGGGCCTATTTAGACCTATAAGTCTATTCCCCTTCCCTAAAAATAGACTTAAAATACTTTCTGATAAAAACAAAAAATTTTTATCTGTGGAGATGAGTAACGGGCAGATGAAAGAAGATATTAAACAAGCCATTGAATGTAAGGATGTTGGATTAGTAAGTAGAATGGGTGGGAACCTTATAGATGTTGAAGATATTATAGCAGAAATTAGAAGAGTTGCTGGAGGTATCAAATGA
- a CDS encoding ketoisovalerate oxidoreductase gives MTENIEKKVIKKPESILDAYPRKGGSAPTATHYCPGCGHGILHKLIGEAVDELDIQDRSVLISPVGCAVFAYYYFDCGNVQVAHGRAPAVGTGISRAEDDAIVMLYQGDGDLASIGLNETIQAANRGEKLAVFFVNNTVYGMTGGQMAPTTLIGEVTVTCPEGRDPRFAGYPLHMCELLNNLNAPVFIERVSLSDNKHIRKAKKAIKKALQIQKEGKGYAFVEVLSPCPTNLKQDAKGAEIFINEEMEKEFPLKNFRDLSKDVVPLLRDESDFTKDSLDNIFEISKEATQDPVDDDSFINKHVKIAGFGGQGVLSMGLTLAEAACKDRRHVSWYPSYGPEQRGGTSNCDVVISGKVIGSPVIHAPDVLVALNKPSLEKFIKKVANGGTVLYDTNISGVKIPDGINVVSVPALKIAKSMGVKRAVNTVMLGVIMEMDYTGLSRNVFKEAIKHTFYRKPKLIPINIKILEAGANWAKKNL, from the coding sequence ATGACCGAAAATATTGAAAAAAAGGTTATTAAAAAACCAGAATCTATTTTAGATGCATATCCCCGAAAAGGTGGAAGTGCACCGACAGCAACACATTACTGTCCAGGATGTGGCCATGGAATTCTTCATAAACTTATAGGAGAAGCCGTAGATGAACTGGATATTCAAGACCGTTCTGTTTTAATTAGCCCAGTTGGCTGTGCTGTTTTTGCATACTACTACTTTGACTGTGGAAATGTTCAGGTGGCCCATGGAAGAGCACCGGCAGTTGGAACTGGAATATCCCGAGCCGAAGATGATGCCATTGTCATGCTGTATCAGGGTGATGGTGATCTAGCATCCATTGGATTAAATGAAACCATTCAAGCAGCTAACCGAGGAGAAAAACTGGCAGTATTTTTCGTAAACAATACTGTTTATGGTATGACTGGTGGGCAAATGGCACCAACCACACTTATAGGTGAGGTTACAGTCACCTGTCCTGAAGGCCGGGACCCCCGATTTGCAGGTTACCCTTTACATATGTGCGAACTTTTAAACAACCTGAATGCCCCAGTATTCATCGAAAGAGTTTCACTTTCTGATAATAAACATATAAGAAAAGCTAAAAAAGCTATTAAAAAAGCTTTGCAAATACAAAAGGAGGGCAAAGGGTACGCTTTTGTAGAAGTTTTATCACCTTGTCCCACCAATCTTAAACAGGACGCGAAGGGAGCTGAAATATTTATAAATGAGGAAATGGAAAAAGAATTTCCATTAAAAAATTTCAGAGACCTTAGTAAAGATGTTGTTCCACTTCTAAGAGATGAGAGTGATTTTACTAAAGATTCATTAGATAATATTTTTGAAATTAGCAAAGAAGCAACTCAGGATCCTGTTGATGATGACAGTTTTATCAACAAACATGTGAAAATTGCCGGATTTGGTGGTCAGGGTGTTCTTAGTATGGGTTTAACCCTTGCCGAGGCAGCCTGTAAAGATAGGCGTCATGTTTCATGGTATCCTTCTTACGGTCCTGAGCAGAGAGGTGGTACTTCCAACTGTGACGTGGTGATCTCAGGAAAAGTTATTGGATCACCTGTAATTCACGCCCCAGATGTTTTAGTGGCCTTAAACAAACCATCCCTTGAAAAATTTATAAAAAAGGTGGCAAATGGTGGAACCGTGCTCTATGATACCAATATAAGTGGCGTTAAAATTCCTGATGGCATTAATGTAGTTTCTGTACCTGCATTAAAAATAGCTAAAAGTATGGGAGTAAAAAGGGCCGTTAATACAGTCATGTTAGGGGTAATTATGGAGATGGATTATACTGGATTAAGCAGAAATGTTTTTAAAGAAGCCATTAAACATACCTTCTATAGAAAACCTAAACTTATTCCTATTAATATAAAAATATTAGAAGCAGGCGCTAACTGGGCTAAAAAAAATCTCTAG
- a CDS encoding Glu-tRNA(Gln) amidotransferase GatDE subunit D: protein MNYRGSAKEFLEKKDIAIGDAVKLTKKNISYTGMLLDRAEDADDKHLVIKLDSGYNIGVNISEAKIELLEKGLKPKIELPPVNLEKDHQKMDISIISTGGTVASVIDYKTGAVHPAFTADDLLRATPELMDYANIKARSILNILSENMEPSYWVKSARSIADEINDGSSGVVVAHGTDTMHYTSAALSFMLETPVPVVLTGAQRSSDRPSSDAFLNLISSVIAAKSDIAEVMVCMHATDNDSYCHLHRGTKVRKMHTSRRDTFRSINALPLARVENKTLRLLDKNIDYKKRVETDLKLHDSIEPNVAFIKSYPGIKSDIIDYHIDKGYKGIVLEGTGLGHAPENIVPSVERAVDSSIPVVMTSQCLYGYVNMNVYSTGRKLVNAGAISALDMLPETAYVKLIWTLGQSEDLNEVENIMHTNIAGEIQEKSSIKYFLI, encoded by the coding sequence ATGAATTATAGAGGATCGGCGAAGGAATTCTTAGAAAAAAAGGATATTGCAATTGGAGATGCTGTAAAATTAACTAAAAAAAATATATCATATACTGGAATGCTTTTAGACCGGGCAGAAGATGCTGATGATAAACATCTGGTAATAAAACTTGATAGTGGATACAATATAGGAGTAAATATAAGTGAAGCTAAGATAGAACTTTTGGAAAAAGGTCTGAAACCAAAAATTGAATTACCCCCTGTTAATCTTGAGAAAGACCATCAAAAAATGGACATATCTATTATATCCACAGGAGGTACTGTTGCCTCAGTTATAGATTATAAAACTGGAGCTGTTCATCCTGCTTTTACTGCAGACGATTTACTGCGCGCTACCCCTGAACTCATGGATTATGCTAATATCAAAGCAAGATCAATCCTGAATATATTAAGTGAAAATATGGAGCCTTCATACTGGGTTAAATCAGCTCGTTCTATTGCAGATGAAATAAATGACGGATCAAGTGGGGTTGTAGTAGCCCATGGAACAGATACTATGCATTATACCTCAGCAGCCCTAAGTTTCATGCTTGAAACTCCAGTGCCTGTGGTTTTAACCGGTGCACAACGAAGTTCTGACCGGCCATCATCTGACGCATTTTTAAACCTTATCAGCTCAGTTATTGCTGCCAAATCAGATATAGCTGAAGTCATGGTTTGCATGCACGCCACTGATAATGATTCTTACTGTCACCTCCATAGAGGTACAAAGGTTAGGAAAATGCACACCTCCCGAAGAGATACTTTTAGAAGTATAAATGCTTTGCCCCTTGCCAGAGTCGAAAACAAAACATTAAGACTACTAGACAAAAACATAGATTATAAAAAGAGAGTTGAAACCGATTTAAAACTTCATGATTCTATTGAACCAAATGTAGCTTTTATTAAAAGTTATCCTGGTATTAAAAGCGATATAATTGACTATCATATTGATAAAGGTTATAAAGGAATAGTATTGGAAGGAACCGGATTGGGGCATGCACCTGAAAATATAGTTCCTTCTGTAGAAAGAGCAGTAGATAGTTCTATTCCGGTGGTTATGACCTCCCAATGTTTGTATGGGTATGTGAATATGAATGTTTATAGTACTGGCCGAAAACTAGTAAATGCTGGAGCCATATCTGCATTGGATATGCTGCCTGAAACTGCTTATGTAAAACTTATCTGGACTTTAGGTCAAAGTGAAGATCTCAATGAAGTTGAAAATATTATGCATACCAATATTGCTGGAGAAATTCAAGAAAAATCTTCTATTAAGTACTTTCTCATTTGA
- the gatE gene encoding Glu-tRNA(Gln) amidotransferase GatDE subunit E has protein sequence MNYEKLGLKMGLEIHQQLDTKKKLFCGCECNLTDKKAEFKILRNLRPTQSELGKIDRAAYEEARRKLKFIYEAYTHETCLVESDDEPPHPLNMEALEIGMIIASLLNMHIVDEFHTMRKQVIDGSNTGGFQRTGLLATDGYLETEYGKVKIENLCLEEDAARRIGQKKGNVVFRLDRLGIPLLEITTDPSIKHPQQVKEVAYQIGQILRSSKVKRGLGTIRQDLNISIKEGARVEIKGVQDLDLMPKMVENEVKRQVKLLEIRNELLKRNAHVEKTLYDVREVFQNTQSRIIEKSEKVLAIKLEGFSGLIGKEIQPDRRFGTELAGYAKKMGVSGLFHTDELPAYGISQEEVDLLRDLLKTSQDDAVIIVADCEEKAKNALQEVIGRSKIALKNIPEETRKALPDGNTEYLRPLPTASRMYVETDIPSISIDLDLIEKIRNNLPELPEEKKLRIMDEYKLSEDLAGQLVRRDMVVDFEKIVDTVKVDSKIVASILAYTLKELRRDGCNTEKIDLNKLKETFKLLQDGQISKEAIPEILTTVCLEDCSPITAAKNKGLIMLSEVDVETLIEEIIKDNSSMIEERGMGAMGPLMGMAMKKLKGKADGKLVNKLLREKIENH, from the coding sequence ATGAATTATGAAAAACTTGGGCTGAAAATGGGTTTAGAAATACATCAACAACTTGATACAAAGAAAAAATTGTTTTGTGGCTGTGAATGTAATCTCACTGATAAAAAAGCTGAATTTAAAATTTTAAGAAATCTTAGACCTACACAGAGCGAACTGGGAAAAATTGATAGGGCAGCTTATGAAGAAGCCCGGAGAAAACTTAAATTCATTTATGAAGCATATACTCATGAAACTTGTCTGGTGGAAAGCGATGATGAACCACCCCACCCACTTAACATGGAAGCACTTGAAATAGGAATGATAATTGCCTCTCTATTGAACATGCACATAGTTGATGAATTCCATACCATGAGAAAGCAAGTGATAGATGGTAGTAATACTGGCGGATTCCAGAGAACGGGTCTTTTAGCCACTGATGGTTACCTTGAAACTGAATATGGTAAAGTAAAGATTGAAAATCTATGTTTAGAAGAGGATGCTGCCAGGAGAATAGGTCAAAAGAAGGGTAATGTCGTTTTTAGATTGGATAGACTGGGAATTCCATTACTTGAAATCACAACTGATCCATCGATTAAACATCCTCAACAAGTAAAAGAGGTTGCCTATCAAATTGGTCAAATTTTAAGAAGTAGTAAGGTTAAAAGAGGTTTGGGGACTATACGTCAAGACTTGAATATCTCCATAAAGGAAGGTGCACGGGTTGAGATTAAAGGAGTTCAAGACCTTGATTTAATGCCTAAAATGGTTGAAAATGAAGTTAAAAGACAGGTAAAATTACTGGAAATAAGAAATGAACTTCTAAAACGAAACGCACATGTCGAAAAAACATTATATGATGTTAGAGAAGTTTTTCAGAATACTCAATCCCGTATTATAGAAAAAAGTGAAAAAGTCCTGGCCATAAAGCTGGAAGGATTTTCAGGATTGATTGGAAAGGAAATTCAACCAGATAGAAGATTTGGAACAGAACTTGCAGGTTATGCTAAGAAAATGGGAGTTTCGGGGCTTTTCCATACAGATGAACTACCAGCATACGGCATATCACAGGAAGAGGTGGATCTACTTCGTGATTTATTAAAAACGTCACAAGATGATGCAGTTATCATCGTGGCCGATTGTGAAGAAAAAGCCAAAAACGCGCTCCAGGAAGTGATTGGAAGATCTAAAATCGCTTTGAAGAATATCCCTGAAGAAACCCGTAAAGCATTGCCTGACGGTAATACTGAATATTTAAGGCCACTACCTACTGCTAGTAGGATGTATGTGGAAACAGATATCCCTTCTATCAGCATAGATTTAGACCTTATTGAAAAAATAAGAAATAATCTCCCAGAATTACCAGAAGAAAAGAAATTAAGAATAATGGACGAATATAAATTAAGTGAGGATTTGGCGGGACAGTTGGTTAGACGAGATATGGTTGTTGACTTTGAAAAGATTGTAGATACAGTCAAAGTTGATTCAAAAATTGTAGCATCCATCCTGGCTTATACTTTAAAGGAATTAAGACGTGACGGATGCAATACTGAAAAAATTGATTTAAATAAGTTGAAAGAAACCTTCAAACTCCTTCAAGATGGTCAAATTTCAAAAGAAGCCATACCCGAAATTTTAACTACAGTATGCCTTGAAGATTGTTCCCCTATAACTGCCGCAAAAAATAAAGGACTTATTATGTTATCTGAAGTAGATGTCGAGACTTTAATAGAAGAGATTATTAAAGATAATAGTTCCATGATTGAAGAAAGAGGTATGGGTGCAATGGGCCCATTGATGGGAATGGCTATGAAAAAATTAAAGGGTAAAGCAGATGGAAAACTGGTAAATAAATTGTTGAGGGAGAAAATAGAAAATCATTAA
- the trxB gene encoding thioredoxin-disulfide reductase has product MEEHDLIIIGAGPAGLTAGIYAGREDIKALILEKGVAGGMQSVAPLVGNFPGFKTITGANLSKRMIEQASNYIKINEHEIVNSITLKNGKFYFKTSKQDYITKSLILSTGTTYRKLGAEGEEEFIGKGISYCSICDALLFKNRKVVVIGGGNSAVEHALHLHDVGCDVTIIHRRDELRASKHGQDRLREAGIPIIWNSMVRKIKGDVVVRSILIYDKEKDEEKEIKVDGVFISIGEEPNNQLAKDIGVELDRSGYIITDKNQRTNIPQVYAAGDVTGGVKQMVVAASEGAIAAISAYNDIN; this is encoded by the coding sequence ATGGAAGAACATGATCTTATAATTATAGGTGCAGGTCCTGCCGGATTAACTGCAGGCATATATGCTGGAAGAGAAGATATTAAAGCATTAATACTTGAAAAAGGTGTTGCAGGAGGTATGCAAAGTGTGGCTCCATTGGTTGGTAACTTCCCTGGATTTAAAACCATCACCGGTGCCAACCTATCTAAAAGAATGATAGAACAAGCATCCAATTATATTAAGATAAATGAACATGAAATTGTAAATTCTATCACTTTAAAAAATGGAAAATTTTATTTTAAAACCTCAAAACAGGATTATATTACCAAGTCACTCATACTAAGCACTGGAACCACCTACAGAAAATTAGGAGCAGAAGGAGAAGAAGAATTCATTGGAAAAGGCATATCTTACTGTTCTATATGTGACGCACTACTTTTTAAAAACCGTAAAGTGGTTGTAATAGGTGGAGGTAACTCTGCAGTTGAACATGCACTGCATTTGCATGATGTTGGTTGTGACGTTACAATAATTCACCGCCGAGACGAACTTAGAGCTTCAAAACATGGACAAGATCGCCTTAGAGAAGCGGGAATCCCTATTATCTGGAATTCCATGGTTAGAAAAATCAAAGGAGATGTTGTGGTTAGAAGTATTTTGATTTATGACAAAGAAAAAGATGAAGAAAAGGAAATTAAAGTTGACGGTGTCTTCATATCTATAGGAGAAGAACCTAATAACCAGCTAGCTAAAGATATAGGTGTTGAATTAGATAGAAGTGGTTACATCATCACTGATAAAAATCAAAGAACAAATATCCCCCAGGTTTATGCTGCGGGAGATGTAACCGGAGGAGTTAAACAGATGGTGGTTGCAGCTAGCGAAGGTGCAATAGCTGCTATTTCTGCCTATAATGATATTAATTAA
- a CDS encoding GMP synthase (type-1 glutamine amidotransferase domain; functions to produce GMP from XMP in the IMP pathway) has product MTILVVNNYGQYNHRIYRALHYLKISSELVSNSLSTEQIIEKDPAGLVLGGGPSMERIGNCLKYVKELDYPILGICLGHQLIAKAYGGEVKAAGVESYAKIEINIEDEDDIFKGLGKSMNVWASHKDEVSKIPPEFKKLANSSICDIEAMAHKNKPIYGIQFHPEVHHTEDGSKIFKNFYEICETYRNKK; this is encoded by the coding sequence ATGACGATACTGGTTGTAAACAATTATGGACAATATAACCATAGAATTTATCGGGCTCTACATTATCTTAAAATTTCATCAGAACTAGTTTCAAATTCATTATCTACAGAGCAAATTATAGAAAAAGATCCAGCCGGACTTGTTTTAGGTGGAGGTCCCAGTATGGAAAGAATTGGTAATTGTTTGAAATATGTGAAAGAGTTGGATTACCCTATCTTAGGAATTTGTCTTGGACATCAACTTATTGCCAAAGCATATGGTGGAGAGGTTAAAGCAGCAGGCGTAGAAAGCTATGCCAAAATTGAGATAAATATTGAAGATGAAGATGATATTTTTAAAGGTTTAGGAAAAAGCATGAATGTGTGGGCCTCCCATAAGGACGAAGTTTCCAAAATTCCACCAGAATTCAAAAAACTTGCCAACTCCTCCATATGTGACATAGAAGCCATGGCCCATAAAAATAAACCTATCTATGGAATTCAATTCCATCCAGAAGTCCATCACACAGAAGATGGTTCTAAAATATTCAAAAATTTTTATGAAATTTGTGAAACATATAGAAATAAAAAATAA